In Prinia subflava isolate CZ2003 ecotype Zambia chromosome 8, Cam_Psub_1.2, whole genome shotgun sequence, the genomic window CCCGGGATATGCCCGGGATATGCCCGGGATATACCTGGGATATGTCCTGGGACATGCCCGGGATATGCCCGGGATATGCCAGGGATATGCCCAGGATATACCCGGGATATGCCCAGGATATACCCGGGACATGCCCGGGATATGCCCGGGATATGCCAGGGATATGCCCAGGATATACCCGGGATATGCCCAGGATATGCCCGGGACATGCCCGGGATATGCCCAGGATATACCCGGGACATGCCCGGGATATACCCGGGATATACCCGGGATATGTCCTGGGACATGCCCGGGATATGCCCGGGATATGCCCGGGACATGCCCGGGATATGCCCAGGATATACCCGGGATATGCCCAGGATATACCCGGGATATGTCCTGGGACATGCCCGGGATATGCCCAGGACATGCCCGGGATATGCCCAGGATATACCCGGGATATGCCCAGGATATACCCGGGATATGCCCGGGATATACCTGGGATATGTCCTGGGACATGCCCGGGATATGCCCGGGATATACCCGGGATATGCCCGGGATATGTCCTGGGACATGCCCGGGATATGCCCGGGATATGCCCAGGATATACCCGGGATATGCCCGGGACATGCCCGGGATATGCCCACACACGCCTCACTAAAGGCGGCCGGGGCAGGAAATTCCACCGTTCCCCTGCAGCTGCGACGTTTCGGGCTGGGAGCTCCGGGAGCCCTCCCGCAGCACCTTCAGCTTTGATTTGCAAGCTGGGAaaacagggagagggagcaggcaGCCAGATGGACTCTGCCCAAAAATCCCACCTCGTTTaggaaggggctggagagcgggaggagctggggaggaggaaagaacGGCAgtggagaagaaggaaggatTAAAATCTTTGAGTCCACCACAGGGATGTTCTCCATGGATCTCTGCATCTCCACCACGGGATCCAAGCGGGATTCTCCACCAGGAGCCTCCTCACCACGGGCAGAGCTTTGGATCCGTGCCCCGGAGGGTTCTGTTTGTAAAATGACCTCAAGAGCACACGAGGATGACATCAGCCCGGGAACACCGTGCAGGAAAAGCTTCTCACCTTATAAAGGGAATGGAAAGGGGAGTGAAGTCATCGGGGCACGCTGGGCTCGGCGGCCGCTCCCAGGAGCTCAAATCCTGGTTTATCTGCGAGGGAGATCCCAAAGCTGCCGGTGCCTGGAgagtgctgggtgctggtgggtgGAATAAGAGCTCCATCTCCAAGAAAAGGCTGGAGAGCTCGGCAGGATCACCATGGCAGCTcaggaacaacaacaaaaaaatcccagaattaGGGCataaaaaagacagagaaaaaggagattcCAGAGGAACAGTGAGGTTTTCCTTTCTCATCCTTGCTCCAGACTAAAACCACCCGGAGCAGGGGCACGGACCACGGTGTGACCTCCCTGAGCCCCACTCTGCCAGGGCACCCCgggtttggtgtgggttttCATTACCTCGGGTGATGAATCCGGCTccatcctgctctgcctggatcCCGGGGAGCCTCTGCCGAGGGCTGACACCAACACCCACCACGGGGTCGTGCTGCTGTCCCTTCCCCGGTGACATCCCGGGGAAGTGGGGACCAGGAGAAGCCCCCAGGCCCACGCTGGAGCTGTGGAGGATTCCAGCTGTCCTGGACCGAGCTGGAATCACCCAGCTCTGCACCCTCTTGGATCAACGCGGAGCTGTCCAGGCGCCCTGGATCGAGCTGGAGCTGTCCCGTTGTTGCAGCCTCCGGCTGTCCTGGATCACTCTGATCCGTGCAGGGGTCACACCCTCCCTTATCTCCGGATCAGGCCGGAGCTCTGGAGCTGTTGGAGCCTCCCCGTGTCCCGGACCGAGCCGGAGCTGGGGCGGGGTGGCACCCTcggctgtccccagggtgacACCAAGCACAGCGTGACCGGCTGGCAGCACCATCTGGTGGCAccagccctcccagccagcccagttGGCTCCCAGTCAGCACCAGTGGGAGcaagagcagggagagagaagctttaaagctgccagcacagagcttccACCCCTGGAGTGGGTAAaggtgtggatgtggcacttggggacatgatTTAGGTGGGACAGCGCAGCGCTGGGGGAACACATTTGTACCAACAAAACTTCAAAACCAACAAGGGTGACAGGACACTGGGAGTCAGAGTTAAactctttatttcctttgaaaCAGGGGTTAAATCCTCAGTTACAAAGCCCAGTCTGGCAGTACGAGCTGGGGGCGCGTCGCCGGCCCCCGACCCCGCGGCCCCCACGGGACGTGGGGGTCGTTGGGGTTTACAAGGCACTGCAAGAACACACGGGGACAAGAGCAGCCCCACGGGGTGGCATCGGCGCTCCAGGAGCCCTGACAAGCACGAGGTGACACCTGAGATGCCCACACGGACACTTGGTGGCTTCACAAGGGACACACGGAGGACgctggagaagggtctggaCAAACGGCCCGAGGGGAGACAGCAGAACCCTCAGGAATTGGGGCCAACCCAACCAAAAGTGAGGATGGGACAGCAAATTGTGTTTGCTCCCTCTGGCAGggccgtgtgtgtgtgtgagcaaaGCTGGGAGCTCGGTGAGTGCGGTCTCTGAGGAGCACCCACGGATAATAACAGGGATTCCCACCAATTCTGGCGTTTCCAGCCCAATTTTTCCACCCACACATGGGGCAGGTCCATCCCCATCACCATCCTACCTCCCAAACgtcagcccagcacaggacaaGGCACTCCCTGATCAGCAAAGTAAACATTTGTGATTTAAGAGGCTGGTGCAATCGGAAACCTGAAGGTGGATTTGGAAGTACCACGGAGTTTTCCGTAAGGGCAGTGGAAGTTTCATTTCCCACCTCCAATATCTGTGGGGAGGCGTTTCCTTCCCTACTTTGTCTCAAAATAGACTGAGCAGAAGCAGGTCCCAGGTTTCAACAAATACCTCGAAGAATTAACAACGCCCTCAGCCCTGGAGCTTTGGCAGAATATCCCTTTCAGCCCCTAAGACACTCATCAGACAGgaatacagggttttttttatgaaaaagtGCACTTTATACTGCGAAAAAATTAGGGATTCTGGTGCAAAAATAACAAATCCATCTAGATCAAGATGAGTATTTATGGTATCAACAAGGGGGGAGTTTTCTCCAAGTCAACAACTTTAGAAAGAGCCTTTGCAACTCTGAAATTCCTATcgttaaaataaaattatatcattaaaatattattgGATATAGTATTAAAGTAAAAGGAGATAAGAGGGAGGAAGTTACTTTGGGAAAGGATCTGTACAAATTCACTGCTGGCGATTTCATCTGCACTGCGGGGCGAAATCTGGAAATCAGAATGAAGAAAAGCCCCacagaaaataacttttatgCCTGAAGATCCTGATTTTCAGTCAGATTTCGGACACCACcactccctcctgcagcagctccgtgtCTGAGCCTTGGCTGGAGtgagaaatgcaggagaaatcCAGGAGAAGTGAAAAAGATTCAGGAGTCCCAAGGGATTAAACCACAGCCCCAGACTGTCATCGCTGCTGCAGCTCCCGTGGGAGCAGGGATTCATCaaattttccctcctttccaggGTTTTCCCATTTTTGGCTTGAAGAAATCCTGCAATCCctaaaaaaattcctaaaaaatAATCTGCCCACCAGGGCAAGGAGTCAGAGAACCccgggatggtttgggttggaagggacctcaaagatcctCCAGTTTCAACTTGATTCACAATTATTCGAGCATCAGAACAAACTTCAGTGGGTTCTGAACATTTTTTAGACCTTTCCTTACCAAACCCAACAACACTGGGAGCCTGTGCTGTCCGAGCAGGCCTGGAATCTCCTGGGTTTTTATTCCTGGAataatcccatttttccagctgctgaggcactggaatgTTCAATATTGCCTGTTTGGGACACGGGGGGGGTTGGATGCTACATCTACACCTGGCCCCAGGTGAGGTCAGACACAAACACCTTTTCCTAGGGGATTTTCCACGGCACAAACCCCACGGAGGGGATCAACCACACACCCCTGGATCAAGGAATGGGCACCACCACCCTCAGGGCTCCCAGGAAGCATCGATCCCAAATTTATCCCAAAGCTGAGCAGcttttttttagggtttttttaaaagtctcagGCCGCTCCTGGAATAACTctgggagctgagcagctcctgtcacAACCACAGTTCCCCACCTCAAACCCTCTTCCTGACCTTTCCATCCTTTCCCACCtctcccactgctggggaggtCGGGGAATGCTCCAGGGAAGGTGAaatgctctgcaggagctgacaGACTCCCCAAAatctcccccccaaaaaattccAACCAACCTTCAAGCACAGAACCCCCCCAGGCTAGGAGGGGTCCCTGAGGAGCATCAAATCCCACAGGAATCCTTGAGGAGCCTTCCAAGCTCCTTTTTCCTGGGTTTATCAAGCGGATTCCCGAGTTTAATTcacctccccacagcagcatcaCCATTTATGAGTCTctggagctcctctgcagcacttCAGGGCTGGAACAATTCAATTTTCATCccaaacactccccaacacGTGGGCCAGACCCTGCCCCAGGCAGAGAAACGAAACCAGACCCAAATCCAGCAGAACTTCCCTAATCCTCTCTTCCACACCAAAAATCCTCagccccttttttcccccctgaacCTTTATCCCCAGAGACAATTTTGCAGTCACAGCACCCTAAATTTTCACCtgttttttaccatttttcccACATCACAGGCACGGGAATGAATGCTCCACCTGAACTTCCTATGCTTTTACTAGCACAAAGGTTTTTGGGGTTGGCAACAGGTCTCCCAGTCAGTGCAAATTAGCAAATTCTGTTAATTGATGATGCGGAAAGCAAAGAGGATTTAGCAAAAATCAGCTCTTGGAAGCTCTGCATCAGTTTGATGTCCTATTCTCAAAGAAAACAGGGATCTGTAGGAAAAGCTTTGTGAATtgagcaacaacaacaacaaaaagctttaaaaaaaaaaccccaaccccaaagtatttaatttaggtcatattaaataaaattagtttaatgccattttttccccaagttgGGCTACAGGAAATTTCTCTACCACCAAGATACCTTTTATAAACACAACCTCAGGCTAATTTCCCaaccctcccccccaaaaaagagtataaaataaattatgttttctaAGGAACTGATCACGTGGAGCTTCCCAAAAACAGATTGGGAGGAAAAGCACAGCTCGAAGCAACGCTCGAGGTACTCccaaaaattgggatttttttaatgctgccaCACCCAAGGCCAAGCACTGCAGCCCTCAATTTCCAGCAGGCTCAAGCTGGCTCTGGATTTTCCCCTGGAACAGCAGAGAACACCCaggaaaaggaatatttttaggtgctgaagaggaaataaatgCCCAGGCTGAACGAGCCAGCGTGGGAGGACGCCCTGCCCACGgaactgctgctgtctgtgctccctgctggtGGATCCTGAGCCTCCAGCCACATCCAGGGGGATGTCCCAGGCTCCAGagggtgcagggacagggatggacagggaatATCTCACCTGATCCCACACAGAGCCCGCCCAGGTTCTCCTCTGACCCCTCTGGGGAGcccttcctgcccctgctctgagATTCCACGCTTGGAATTTcggtgtggcctcaccaatcTGTTGGGTTTCCACTTTTATTTCATCCAGGTGGATCAAGCAGCTTTTCTGGGAATTACTCCACCACCAAACCCCGTGGGATATTCCCCTTCCCCAAGTTTAGCAGCTACGAAACACCCAGGACAAAAAACTTCTCATCAACAAAGGGATAATCCTATGGGGGTAAGGAGCTCAActaatcacaaaaaaaaaccaaaaaacccaacaaaacctgTGTCAAAGCACGAAGATTtcaacaaaatattaaatagaataaattACTAATCAGGAAATCTGACAAGTGCTACCTCGGATACAAGAATGTTTCACTTGAAGGCAAATTCCTCTGAGCAGGAAGGCCTGGATGGTGAACAGAGAAGGAATTTCCTTGGGGCTATCCAAAACAAATCTCCCTGCTCAGGTGCCCTCAGCAGAGTCAGTCTTTGTCCCTTTGTCTCAAGGGTTACAAGGAGTGGTTTTGTCCTGTCACCAGACATCTCAGGGCAGCTCTCACTGAGAGTTACTATAGCAGAGCCAGTCAGCACCAGAGAAATTCAATTCACGGGgtttaaaaacctttaaaacGCTGTTTTACACGTATTTATATCTGTTTGTAAAAGCATCCGTTCAAATCAGACTTCTCCCTTCAAATGGCCTCTCCACGAGACCTCAGCTCCCAGTTCTGTGTCtgttcctgctccagctccagctgggttttttttttgctggaatCTCAAAATTTGCCAGCAAATCACCAGCGTCACCCACCTGCTGAGATCCTGCACCCTTCCCCAAAATAATTCCTGGGAAAGTTCCCACAAGCAGCATCACTTTTTGCACCCTCCCATTGGGAGGGGGACACCAAGGAGGAGCCTGGAATCCTCACTCTGGGCAAAATTCCTGAATTTCAAACCATTCCCTCTGGTTGGGATTGGGTTGAAGAGCTGACATTTGATTTTTGCAGGGTGTCCTTCCTTCCACCTGCGTTTTTATGCCTCCACTCAATCGAGGTGGAATTGGGATCTCAGTTAAGCATTCCTCTCCCATCCTGGGACAAGAGGGAGAATTTGCAGCTAAGGGAGTTATAAATCACTCAACCTTCACTCTAAAAACAGCACGGAGCACCAAGAGCCCAGGATAAAGATCTCCTGTGGGGAAAGTGGCCCTCAGCAAAGCCCTGTGCCCACTTCTGGCTGGTTTTAGACACATTTGAACAGAGGTGTTTGGTACACGAGGTCCATGCCAGACTTGAGGGAGGGACGTGGCCaagagagaggcaggaaaaagaGATTTGGAAAGATTTAGGAGTCAGgctccaaaaattaaaaaaaaccaacaaaaactgCAGCTGGATTTGGGTTCCAAAAGGAACCCCAAACACATCCCTTCTGCTGCAGCTACAGACACCCTACGGATATTTGGAGGATGTGGAGTGAGGAATCAGTGCCTAAAATCATTTCCCATCCCAGCAAAGCCATTTCAGGCTCCTCAGAGCCACCAAACTCTGCTTTCCAAgacagccccacaccagcccAAACTCCAGCTGTCCTTCCACATGATCACCTTGAATTTGGGTcaagagaggggggaaaacaaacccaaaaccaagcGAAAGAAACGTTTCAATTCAGGAGTTAGCCATGAGGGGACTGGGAGAGCAATTCCTGCACCTGAAGGTCGAGTCCAGGGGAGGATCAGGCAGGTGAGGATCcattccctgccagctcccagcttcaggaatgaggagctgcaggtgatTTACAGAAGAGATTCTGAATCCTTTGTTGCTCAGGCTGAAACTCACAGATTCGACaacaaaaaaagttaatttctaGAAGTGGAATTTgaggaattttccttttttttttggagtctCCAATTCTGGGTCCGGAACcggggtggttttttttgtgttgtttgttttgttttgttttttccctcccaatACTTcggcagcagggaaaaaatttTGGAAGTGCAATACTAGGAGAGCTCTTGGCCAGGCTCAGTGTTCATGCTGACAATTGATTTTGTCTTCGGAATGCTCCAGAACATCCAGCATTTCCTCTATGATGGCCTGCAGGGCCCGGCCCAGCTGTTCTGCAGAGTAAGGTTTTCCCAGGGGGGGCACGTGGACAAACGCTGACCTGCCACGGCTCTGGTACAAGGAGGTGTAGTAGGTGAAGTCACAGAGGTACCTGGAATGCAAAAAACAGAGGTCATTCccaaaaaaaaataagggaTAAAAACATAAAGTGAGCTGGAGGTTCCCATCCTTCAGCATTGCGGTGATATTCTGGGATTTAGGGGAGGGACGTGGGATGTGAGGCAGGAATTGTGAGTCTGGGATTGTTCTGGTTAAatttaggattaaaaaaaaagtgcagatctctcttttttttccccctgaccGCTGAAAACCAGGTGGGTATGGCCAACCCTGAAAGGTGTGGGAGGCTTGGGACGccacgtggatgtggcacttggggacacgtggtggccttggcagtgctggggaatggtTGGGCTCGATGATCTGAGAGGGCTTTTAAACTTCAGTGGGTCCACGGAAAATGTGTGGATTGtagcccagcacagagggaacaGGAGTGACACGGTCACAGGAGGAGGTGGCTGTCCCTGGacccctggaagtgcccaaggacagcctggatggggtttggagcagcctgggatggggaaaggtccctgcccctggcaggggtgggatgggctgggctttgaggtccttccaccccaaacccctctgggaTTCCCTGATTCCACGGGCAGGGTGACAGGATGGTGTCAGGCAGGCCTCCAGTCCCcgaggggctccaggagagctggaaagggactggggacaaggactGGAAttccaggacacagggaatggctccaaACTGGAAAGGGGAATCCGGGTGGGCtactgggatggaattcctggctgggagggtgaggaggggctgggctggaattcccagagcagctgtggctgcccctggatccctggaagtgcccaaggccaggctggacggggtttggagcaccctgggatccAACTGGAAAACCCCTTCAGGTGCCTCCCACGTGGAGCCACCGCAGGATTCCCTGACCCCACATCCCCGTGGGTCACCCCAAACTGTGGCCCCTATTTCGGAAGCCTGAGGGGTGCtggctttcccaagggaaaccttccagcagtttctcctttcccaggcagctctgtgtaAATAACCATCCTTCCCACAACATTTCTGggtaaacaaatatttttggtgCCCCTTCCCCATAACAACCTCTGTCCCAGGTGCTGCTCAACCAACAGAGAGAGGTGTCCACGCTACGGGCCAATAACGCGCTTTTTTATCAGCAGAACATTATAAAAAAACTACACAAACTGCAAACAAATCCCCCAGATTCCCTCATGCCTGCTACCCGGAGCcaaacactttttattttgtgtccaGCCACACCTGCCAGCGTCCTGGGAGATGGTGACAGTGACGTCCAGCCCCAGCGCCGAGACCCTGGTGCAGACGGCGTCCATGTCGATGACGGAGTCGATGCACTCGGGGCCACCCTCCACGCAGCACTGCGAGCCCGGGCAGAAGCGACAGTTGTCCAGCCCCTTGTAGCCCACGTTGTGGCCACATTTCTCCAGGGTGACAGTGGTGGCCATGCCCGACACTCCCACGTGGACcaccagctggaaaaggggggaaaaaatgggaataggGTTGGAAATCCTGATCCTCGTGGGGTCCTGCTCTGATATCTGTGGCTGCCCTGCCATTTCATTCCCTTGTCCAGCTGAGGTGAGGATGTCTGATTCCTCAGGTTTAAAAGATGCTGTGTGAGGGTGAGGAGCCCACCAGTGCCACGCCTTTACTGGGATCAAAGATCATCCCATCAAAGATCCCACTGGGATGACCCTGCGAGTGTGCCTCGAATGGTTCTGTCTACCAAAGAAGGTAGGAGTTATCCAAAATAATACATTCGCCTTGTATTTTCATAGTATGATCAGATTTTTCCGTAGAAGTCATCAGTATATTTTTACAAGAGCCTAATTTCCACAAGTTGTGCAGTATCAATGAAAcaaactttaaaagaaattatacgTTTCAGCTGTTGGGAAATTTGGGGGTTGTAGATGGCCACAACACATTTTCCTCCTGAACTGGCCAAGCATCCACTGGCACACCAGCCAGACAGGTGGAAAATGACTTTTCTAGGAATGTATAGGAAATACACAGGATATTTAAATCTGATGCATTGGCTAAAGCCACCCAGACATTTGTTTTGGTTGACTAACTGGCAAATTTGCACTACCAAACTCCCAATTACTTGTCCAAACTCCCAatccagctctcttggaggtGGGACTGGAAGCCTGGTGACATCTTAACGTCACCTTGTCACCGTGCTCATGGCACCGTGGAGCCCTGTGGCTTTGGgtgctggatgtggcactcagtgcaaggctggactcgatgatcctggcccattttccagcctaaatgattctgtggtttgATTTTGAGGTTCTCCCCACCCAGGGATTCCATTGCTCTGTTCCCAGTGAACCACTGAGGTGTGACAGGGATTCCTCCACCAGCACCACAGGCAATCTTATCATGGGTTCAGTACCTCACAGCTCTTCTcgtttccctctcctccccacctAAATTGAGATTTAACCAGGGTAAaaaagaggctggaggagctcaggTGGCACAGACAAACCACGAGCTGTCTAGACAGCCCTCTGCAGTGGCCCCTTCACacccactgctcctgcagcactccGAGCTGTAAAATCCTACAAATTCACATGTTCTCAccacaaaaagaggaaaaaatccagCCAGGGACTACCAGGCTGAAGgaatacattaaataaaaaggagattTCACACGGTGCCCACTGTGGATTCCAACCCTCTGCTgggtggtttcttttttttttttctcctccctttacTCACTCACTTGGGGACTGTGCTTCTTCCACAAGGCAGGGATGAGTCTCTGCACGGTCTGGTACTCGACAGGGACCTCATAGACGTGCAGATCCACGTcatccctcagccccagcttctccagctcctaaaaacaccagcaaagcaaaaccaaggTGGTCAGACACGAGACGAGCAGAGGATTTACTCCTGGAAATAATGGCAGAGTGAGGGACTAACACCAGTTTACACCAGGTTGTGTAACCTCGTAAACAGCACCTGGAGTGGGTTTACAGCaaccaaaaacaacacaaaacaaaacccataaTGGGAGCAACAAAGGCATCTCTCCACCTGTGTGAAGAGTTTCACCCACAGAACCGTTTGTCTGGCTGTGATGTGTGTGTAACAAAGAAATCAACATTTAACTGACAATAGTTATCAGCAACACCCACGCTGCCAAGGAAATCTTGGCTCTGTTATTTATAGAGGGAGAGAGTCACAATCCCTGCTTCTTTCAAGGAGTGACAACGAAGGCAAGGTGGGACTGGAAGGATTTTATCCATCACCCAGGCCTGGAGAgtaatttcacatttatttccaGATTAAGAGCTCTCCGGGCTGGGAGACAGCACTGGTGATTCAACTAACCCAGtaaattatttctctctctctaacaTGAAAAGATCCCAAATATCCTGGCAATAAACAGAGCCAATTTCCTTCAAAccttttaaaacacaaagtGTCAGTTAAACA contains:
- the GDF15 gene encoding growth/differentiation factor 15 isoform X2 — protein: MSRAYPGYILGISRAYPGHVPGHIPGISRVYPGHIPGMSQDISQVYPGHIPGISWAYPGYILGISRACPGHIPGMSQDISRVYPGHIPGISWAYPGHVPGISRAYPGHVPGHIPGISRVYPGHVPGISWAYPGHVPGISWAYPGYILGISLAYPGHIPGMSRVYPGHIPGISWAYPWHIPGISRACPRTYPRYIPGISRAYPGHILVISLAYPGHILDISWAYPGHIPGQNPLPLPSWDECLGIVTLPAQRRIPGTSSPCRARCSARVIPHPRAARPFPPFPDSGDADGYPLLQDGIFSLAGSQPAPARGKSLGAASSLQLLPLPGPLGAGAPCVHNPSPSHAPVTNSLLTGTWSLIPARVHK
- the PGPEP1 gene encoding pyroglutamyl-peptidase 1 — translated: MEKPRRAVVVTGFGPFGEHAVNASWIAVQELEKLGLRDDVDLHVYEVPVEYQTVQRLIPALWKKHSPQLVVHVGVSGMATTVTLEKCGHNVGYKGLDNCRFCPGSQCCVEGGPECIDSVIDMDAVCTRVSALGLDVTVTISQDAGRYLCDFTYYTSLYQSRGRSAFVHVPPLGKPYSAEQLGRALQAIIEEMLDVLEHSEDKINCQHEH